Within the Salvia hispanica cultivar TCC Black 2014 chromosome 4, UniMelb_Shisp_WGS_1.0, whole genome shotgun sequence genome, the region aacaaaattccATAAAAAGCAAATACTCAGAAAATTAGAgagggaggagagagagattaCCCCAATTGCAATGTCAATAGCTTCTTTCTGGATGTCCTCCTTCATGTCTGCGCTCTTGATGACCACTTTCTTGCTGGGATTCGATCCGATTGAGGACTTCCGATCCTCGACGGAGGGCGCCGCCGCTCCAGTGCCGTTCCTCTTGGTGTCTTCGCTCATTTTTGCGGTGGGACTTCACTCCCTCTCCTCAATTGAAGAtgaaaaatccaatctttaatttcaaattgaaatCTTGAGctaaagagagagaatgggtGTCATGTGTGGTGTCACTGACGGCGGTTTTGGTTGGGGAATTTCTGCTTTTTcactaataaaatacaaaatcaattctTTTTGCTTATCATCTTTATTCGTGAATCACATCGCCGCATACACATTTACTCTCCCTTTGACTCTTGAGCTGACATGGTCAAACTGTATTtaccaaaatcaaattcaagatattttcataatgaaataaatttagaaaggAAAAACGTTAAcctttgaattttgattaatgAAACCTTTGGCTTTTCGGTTTGCCATATGATCCATAGCCATCTTTGGTTTTATAAGCCTGTTACCACTTATGAATCCTTTTTTGGTTTACACCCCTTATCTCAAGTTTTAGATCGAACTAATCCATTGACACAAATAGTTCATGGGAGAAAGTTGAGTTATTTAGGTCCTGGAGGACTAACAGGGCGAACTGCTAGTTTTCGGATACGAGATATCCATCCTAGTCACTATGGGCGTATTTGCCCGATTGACACATCGGAGGGAATCAATGTTGGACTTATTGGATCCTTAGCAATTCATGCGAGGATGGGTTATTGGGGATCTCTAGAAAGTCCGTTTTATGAtgattttagaataaaatcttacaGTTTAGCTAGTCTCCTTTTCACGTATCAAGTAGGCCTATTCAAGATTTAAACAGAGTGGGTAAGTAGTTGAGGATCATCAAAGCATATATAAAGGGTCAAAATGCGAAAATGCTTCTAAACAACGTATATTTCATCAAGTATCGCATTTACACAAAGTCTAGGTCGAGATCATGTCATTCACAAAACTAAAAAGAGCTTGACGAAAACAGAAAGACAAATCAAGAACACCCCTAGCCATTGCTCAAACCGATCATAACACAGCGATTGAACCAAGAACAAATGAAGACAAGAACTCATGCGCTACTATACAGAAGCAAagatttcttataaatttgttttaccATTCTTATCTTCAAGAACAACGAGCAAACAGAAAAAATGGACATCAAACAGTGGGAACTAACGACACCTTACTCCTTAGTGTCAACACAGCACACGAAATATACAAGAACAAGGGAGTCTCCACAGATAGAGATATTGAATCATATTACGTACAAAAAACAAGGAGGCGGCTGTGACATAATCATCTTATCTTCTTCAATTCGTCACTTTTCGTCTCTCCATTCAAGTCATTGCACGGATCAGCCAGATTTGAAGAGGAGTACAGCTTTGGTGTCCAAATAGAAGTAGACAAAGTGATGCGTCTCATGAGTTACATAAGAACCTAAGGACGATAGGCAAAGACAAATTAGAgtgcattttattataaggTAATACCTAATCCAGATAATTGTCtgttgtattttatttctaaagtTATATCAGATGGAaagataatagtagtataatttgttTGTACACATATCGATGGAAAGATGACATAGATGCATATGGgtcatggagtatataatatatgagaaatgaaatgaaagacGTTCAAACGATTCAATGTTTCTCTGAAACTCTttctaagaaaaatatattcagAAACCAAAGATGTTTAATCAAAGTTCAGACGACCGATATTCTGCCAAGACACTTAACTTGTAGGAAAAGGGATGGCGTTATTTTCTGATCTTACTCAAGAAAACACAAGATGAAGCAAAAAGTCATACATAGTCCATGTGCCAATaagatgaaaagagaaagCAAAGACAAAAACGAATTTCAAATTACAATTGCTAGGAAGTCTGTTCCAATATAGAAAAGAACACCAATCTATCCGCTGCTTTATTCACACCAATCAATATGTTCTAATGTAACCATGTAATCCAGTAATTTCTAAGCAACACATGCTTTCCTGTAAGTGTAGAGGTTTTACGTAAATCAACTAGAGGAATCATCaatttactagtactacatCCAATATTAGGGGCAATATGTAAATGGAGCAACTAAAGTGCAAAATTCCATCTCCTATCGTCTACTTAAAGCAATGACTACATAAGGAAACTATCCACTCAATTAGATCCAATATAAGGTTAAAACGCGAAGGACGACAGCTCAGTGCTCTAACCAAGCTATCAGTATTGCATCTATTAAATCTACAGATCCAACTCACAAACACTCGCATAAAGACCAACATCAAGCTCTATAGCATAACTCGGAAACTAAGCACAAATGAGCATACAACGAAACAGCTTAACAAGGCCCTTCTCCATATCAGACCAATATAATAAGATTACAAGAAAAGGGAGAAATCAACTCCTATCAGCTGCTTAACTCAATAACTACACAAGGAAACTATACACTCGACCTCTTACACTTTCGTATATGCAACGAGGGGCCCTATGTGAGGCTATCCTAGATCCAAAATAAGGTTAAAACACAACATAAACACAACCAACACATCAAGTAAAAGGGCAGCACTAAGCTGAGCTGAAACAAGCAATCTTAATAGCTTCATCAAACAATAATGTCAAAAACAGCAACACTCCAAGAATCTTCAACATTATCCAATGGAAACCAAGCAATAAACACAATCAAGAAGAGGAATTTTGGATACCGAAATTCTTGCCAACGATGCAATGCCAAGTTGGGCCGTATTTTTTGTCGAACATCTTCTTTATGTGCTCTGCCACATCCTTCTCTACACTAAACTTCTCAAACGCCTAcgaaaaattcaacaaaattccataaaaagcacatagaaaattgaaattagagAGGGGGGAGAGAGAAATTACGCCGATTGCGATGTCAATAGCTTCTTTCTGGATGTCATCCTTCATGTCTGCGCTCTTGATGATGACTTTCTTGGTGGGATTCGATCCGATTGAGGACTTCCGATCGTCGACGGAGGGCGCCGCCGCGGCTCCAGTGGCGTTCCTCTTGGTGTCTTCGCTCATTTTTGCGGTGGGACTTCACTCCCTCTCCTCAATTGAAGATGAAAGATTCAATCTTTAATCTCAATCGCGAGAGAGAAAGTGTGTGGTGTCTGATTTGTGGAAAGCTGGTTTTCTCAATCGGGGTGACGgcggttttggttttggaatATCTGCTTTTTCTctatactaaaacaaaattcaattctTTGCACTCaagataaataaattccattttttgtgttttcttttttctactagtacattttacttttttactttttactttttactttttactctCTTTGACACTTATTCAGTCAAAAGAAATTTAATCGAACAAATATAATATCACGTCTTTTTTggcatttttcatttaattttattgtaaatatcATTGGTTATAAGCCTATACATGTATAAACttcgaaatagaaaaacaaatttgtGCATTCATACTTTATCTTAAATATCGTTTTTCATCTTTCACACATCACTCAGTATTATTTGCTTGATTTCCGAAAGATTGTCAAGTCAGTTGGTGATAAGCGAGTTTGAGAAGCTTCTACGtactaaaaagaaagttgTTTTATCATTCAGATAATCGTTAACTTGAATGCCCGTACTACCTAGGACATAATTTGTCttgtgaaaataattttttttcggCTCAACTTACCGAACTATTTCATATGTATGAATACCTCTTTCTACAAGTATAGATGCAAATTACACATCTATACGTATCTTTAGACATAGCATGGAACGTTGTGCAAAAATGACCCAAAAAAGTGTAACGTAATGTTGCAAAGCCTTTGACACAACGTGTAACGCATAAATAATGAACTCGGggatatttgatagtgtagATAAATTAGAGTGATGATGCATACATATTAATTGTGGGGAAGCACCTAAAGGTAAGTTAGAGAGGGCCTCTTGTAGATATCCATTGTGTGAAGAAAGATGATAGAGCATACATTGATGGATGATGATTCTTAGTTATTCAGAAAAACCAAACATAAGACAGTAAAATTCACATTTGTTGCAGccttttcttttccaaaatcaataaaaccATCTATAAAGTGCTGCAATAACTATTGCATTTCCTTGTCCTACACTATTCATTTTATATGTACTTAtgttttcatttcagtgaattATATAGTATAGGAGTATTGATTACTCAGTAGATTACTTTTAGAAATAATCatataacaatttaattatgcaaaatcttGAAACAACAGAACTAAAAACATTGATTATAAGTTTGAATAACTAAGCACcgtttataattttgttgtttatataaattacCACAAATTATATTGTTGGTTTTTTTGTATTGGAATTTTTACGTGGctttaaaaatgaagaaaataaaaaaataaagaaaacggCAACgaaaataaaggaaattaatGGCGGtggcataaattttatattgtggTCCAAGAATATATTCgcaattttattaatactcTTTCTATTATAAGCAAGACACAATTTAAGTTCACACGTATCATATCTTTAATAAACATTGAAAAGCtctatatttattactaattttttatattaatctcGGAGTCAAGAGGAGCATGAGacagaaaaatatataaagcatAACTCATCATATAAGTTTTTatatgagacaaatttttaaattaaaaaatttataagttttgaaCCTTTGTTAGACCGATTATGTACTGATTTTTGAAACTAAAACTGCTGATTGCATAAGCATGTACTGTTTCATTGCAAATTGAAATCCTAAACCAAAACAAATGAAAcgttcaaattattttatcttgcatatcggcatatatatatagccgTTAATATCCATTATTATGTatagattaatattttatactactacaattgATGAACATGTCTATCAtaacatttaataattttatcaaatactatatatcaatttaaaaaattcactaATGTACTTAATTAAGTATATCCCAACTTTTAGCAATTCGTATCAGTTCtattttaatcttttcaaCCTATACTTATCATTTTCATATGTTCAacttgtattattttatcaatgagttttaagataattattccaaaaataatattaagatGAAATATTAGCATTTTCAAGATAGCCGTTACTCCTTGCCCGCAGGGGCCTAGCGCAGTTGGCAATGGAGGGGCAGATCTTACTGCAATGAGCCTGGGTTCGAATCCCACTGCTGTCGTGTAGTTGCTTCCATCTCTCAGGCACAAGTGTGAGGCCTTGGGAGATGGGCTTCTGGCAGTCAGTGGGTTAAGGCCTCCCCCTTAACGGACTACTGCGTACCCTGATTTAACCCCCTCACATGATGTCGGGCCGGAGTGTGGGGGCCGCCAAGATGACGGAATCGTCTTTTTGCtgcaatattttcattttctcaatttgTATAAACTTTATCAATCGCATTTAagataatttttctaaaaataaattaagccAAAATCGTTCTAGCGTTTTCAAAATAGCTGAATATAGAGTCCGATTCTCCAACGCATAGTATACAAAGCTACAAGAGCTCACTAGTCAATGTCATATCCCAacctaatactccctccgtcccaaattaagagtcactttttgccataaaagtcc harbors:
- the LOC125221943 gene encoding dynein light chain 1, cytoplasmic-like — its product is MSEDTKRNATGAAAAPSVDDRKSSIGSNPTKKVIIKSADMKDDIQKEAIDIAIGAFEKFSVEKDVAEHIKKMFDKKYGPTWHCIVGKNFGSYVTHETHHFVYFYLDTKAVLLFKSG